Genomic DNA from uncultured Acetobacterium sp.:
TTCAGAATTTCCAGTAAATCCGCATATTCAAAATCAGCGGTGGTATGAATGATCCGTTTAACCATTGGGGCAATCGCTTCGGGGAAAACCTTGTCTCCCAGTTCTTCGGTGATAATCTCAAAACTACGCTCTTCAATTTCTCGGGGGTTATTAATATATTCCATATTTTCTCACTTTCTTGAATGCATTTTTGTATTTATTTACTAATAATATATGATTACACCGGGTCGGTGGTAATTTTTATGCCGCCCGGTATCAGGCGGTTCTTGTATCGTTCGGCGTAGGCATTCTCAGGAATATACTGCTCGAATGCGTTGATAAAACCATCTTCCTGAAAATCGCCGTTGTCATACATAATGCCGATCACCGTACCGCTATGGCCGATGACGGTTCCCAATCCGCCAAAATCCCGGGACAGACTGATCAGACAATCCAAATAGTTCTTTTTTAACCGTTTCTGGTTGAGGATGGCACTTTTGGTGCAGGCGTCGCCAATGTCTTTGAGACTCTTGGTGCGAACCCCTTTTTCAAATTGAGTGACAATTTCGGCAAAAGTTTCTAAATCCTCTGGGGAATAGTCATCCTGGGTTTCATTAAAGGTCATGGTATCAATTCCGCCATTAAAATCAATGATCAGGATATCCGCTTCCACGGTGCCATCGAATTCTTTTAATACCGAACCATTGATGTGATTAAACAAGTTCAAACGCTCAAACATCAGATTATCGGACGGCTCAATGGCGGTACAAAGCGAGCCGATATCACGTTGAGTCAGATCCAAACCAAAATAAGCTGAAAGCCCGGCGGCCATTCCGGCAATGTCAGCGGTGCTGCTGGCCATCCCTTTTTCCAGGGGAATGTCGCTGTCCATGGTAAAATGCAGATGCTCCATTTCCGGCTGGGGAATTGCAAAGCGCCGAAAAACCGCTTCGACCTGTTTTTGAGTTTTGGGCTTTAACTTTTCCAGATTCCCCGGGCCTTCGGCGATGGTAATCCGGGAATACCGGTCAATCGGGCTGGATACCAGGCAGGGACTGCCATCATACCAGCCCTGAATATATTCGCCGCAGGTTCCCGGGGTTTCAACCGT
This window encodes:
- a CDS encoding GHMP kinase: MKRVTVETPGTCGEYIQGWYDGSPCLVSSPIDRYSRITIAEGPGNLEKLKPKTQKQVEAVFRRFAIPQPEMEHLHFTMDSDIPLEKGMASSTADIAGMAAGLSAYFGLDLTQRDIGSLCTAIEPSDNLMFERLNLFNHINGSVLKEFDGTVEADILIIDFNGGIDTMTFNETQDDYSPEDLETFAEIVTQFEKGVRTKSLKDIGDACTKSAILNQKRLKKNYLDCLISLSRDFGGLGTVIGHSGTVIGIMYDNGDFQEDGFINAFEQYIPENAYAERYKNRLIPGGIKITTDPV